In the genome of bacterium, one region contains:
- the xerA gene encoding site-specific tyrosine recombinase/integron integrase: MQEINEISKFLNYLVIERNASLETIKAYKKDLKIFNDWLINQKIEIKSVDADIIRAFLQFLSEKKLKATSIKRRIACLRSFYSFLEESEIILKSPMKKIHKTFKIPKRLPKVLSIQEIEALLKIPDTEREIINNTPSGKMDQKTKEVKIFACIRNRAILELFFATGVRISELCNLDMDNLDMSEKIIRVFGKGAKERMISFDHEATNKAIDAYLFVRNERQPKNNAVFINKFNKRISPRYVEMVFKEYLKKAGIDKKLSPHSLRHTMATMLVENGADLRSVQEILGHTSVATTQIYTEVSINRQKEVLKKHLQREMIKACNIRK, from the coding sequence ATGCAGGAAATCAACGAAATATCAAAGTTTTTAAATTATTTAGTTATCGAAAGAAATGCGTCCCTTGAAACAATAAAAGCATATAAAAAAGATTTGAAAATCTTTAATGATTGGCTGATAAACCAAAAAATAGAAATAAAATCAGTTGATGCTGACATCATAAGAGCCTTTCTTCAATTTTTGAGCGAAAAAAAACTTAAGGCTACCTCAATAAAACGAAGAATAGCCTGCCTAAGGTCCTTTTACTCTTTTCTTGAGGAAAGCGAGATTATTTTAAAATCCCCTATGAAAAAGATACATAAAACGTTTAAAATCCCTAAACGGCTGCCAAAAGTCCTTTCAATACAGGAAATTGAAGCGCTTCTAAAAATCCCGGACACGGAAAGAGAAATCATAAATAATACCCCTTCCGGCAAAATGGATCAAAAGACAAAAGAGGTAAAAATTTTCGCGTGCATAAGGAACCGTGCGATTTTAGAGCTTTTTTTCGCTACAGGAGTGAGAATAAGCGAATTATGCAACCTGGATATGGATAATCTTGATATGTCAGAAAAAATAATCCGTGTTTTTGGCAAAGGCGCTAAAGAAAGGATGATAAGTTTTGACCATGAAGCCACAAATAAGGCTATTGACGCGTACCTTTTTGTCAGAAATGAGCGCCAGCCTAAAAATAACGCGGTTTTTATCAATAAATTCAATAAAAGAATATCCCCAAGGTATGTTGAAATGGTATTTAAAGAGTACCTTAAAAAGGCCGGGATTGATAAAAAATTGTCCCCGCATTCGTTAAGGCATACTATGGCGACGATGCTTGTGGAAAATGGAGCTGACTTGCGCTCAGTGCAGGAAATCCTGGGTCATACTTCGGTAGCGACAACTCAAATATACACAGAAGTTTCTATCAATCGCCAAAAGGAAGTATTAAAGAAACATCTTCAAAGAGAAATGATAAAGGCTTGTAATATAAGGAAATAA
- the hpt gene encoding hypoxanthine phosphoribosyltransferase, producing the protein MENIYKDYIDYKTNILINEKELHERIKELALEISLDYRDKHILLIGILKGATMFMMDISRFIIVPVTYDFISVVSYDGLASTGEIKILKDITDDIKGKHVIIVDDICDTGLTLKYVKHHLLTFNPATLNICVLLYKQNKKKYKVDIKYKGFAIPDKYVIGYGLDYKGKYRNLPSICVLKEENI; encoded by the coding sequence ATGGAAAATATATATAAAGATTATATAGATTATAAAACGAACATCCTGATTAATGAAAAAGAACTGCATGAAAGGATAAAAGAACTGGCATTGGAAATTTCACTTGATTACAGGGATAAACATATTTTATTAATCGGTATACTCAAGGGCGCTACAATGTTTATGATGGATATTAGCAGGTTTATTATTGTTCCTGTAACTTATGATTTTATATCGGTTGTAAGCTACGATGGACTGGCTTCAACCGGTGAAATAAAAATTCTTAAAGATATAACAGATGATATAAAAGGAAAACACGTAATAATAGTCGATGATATTTGCGATACCGGACTGACATTGAAATACGTGAAGCATCATTTATTAACCTTTAATCCCGCCACGTTAAATATTTGTGTGTTGCTATATAAACAAAATAAGAAAAAATATAAAGTTGATATCAAGTACAAGGGCTTTGCTATCCCGGATAAATATGTAATTGGGTATGGACTTGATTATAAAGGCAAATACAGGAATCTTCCTTCAATCTGCGTATTAAAAGAAGAAAATATCTAA